TCGGGTTGAGCAGGAAATCTCATGTCTTTACCGGAGCACTCAGGAGCCCCAAAAGTTGAAATTCACCCTGGAATCTTTCCACCAGTGGCCTAACCGACGGGTCACCCTGCTTGGCATGTCCGGAGTCGGCAAGACCTATCTGTCGGCCCTGTTGCGCCGTAACGACTGGTTTCATTACTCCGGCGACTATCGCATCGGCACCCGCTATCTCGACGAGCCGATTCTGGACCTGATTAAAAGCCAGGCGATGCAGGTACCCTTCCTGCGTGATCTGCTTCGGCGCGACTGGATCGCTATCAAAAACAACATCAAGGTCTCCGACTTAGGCCCGGTGCTTAGCTTCGTCGGCCAGCTTGGCGACCCGGACAAAGGCGGCATGGGGCTGAAGGAATTCACTCGCCGCCAGGCCCTGTATCGCGATGCCGAGATCCAAGCCATGCGCGATGTGCCGAGCTTCATTGAGAAGGCAGGGGAAATCTACGGTTACCAGCACTTCGTCAATGATGTCGGCGGCAGCCTGTGCGAGCTCGATGCGCCCGAAATCATCGATCTGCTCGCACGCCACACGCTCATTCTCTATATAAAGGTCCCGCAGGAAGACGAAATCAAGCTCATCGAGCGCGCCCAGGCCGATCCCAAGCCGCTGTATTTTCGCCCCGACTTCCTGCTCTCCGCAGTCAAGGACTATCTCGCCGAGCGCCAACTCGAGTACGTCGCCGATATCGACCCGAACGACTTTACCCGCTGGGTTTTCCCGCGCTTGTTCCACTCCCGGGTCCCGCGCTACGAGGCGATCGCGCGTCCGCATGGCTATACCGTGAGCTCGAAAGAGGTTGCGCAAGTGCGCGACGAGCAGGACTTCATCGATCTGCTCGCTGCTGCCATCGTGCGCAAAGAAGCCGAGCCTGAATCTGAGCCAGAACCCCCAGCCATCTGAGGACTTACGTTCATGCCGCTTGTTGCTCATAACCAGTTGCCCGCCTTCGAGCGCCTGCGCGAAGAAGGCCAGAACATTGTTCCCGGCGATCATGCCGTGCAGCAGGACATTCGCGAACTGCATATCGGGTTGCTCAACATGATGCCGGACGCCGCCCTGCGCGCGACCGAGCGCCAGTTTCTGCGCCTGATTGGGCAGAGCAATCAGATCGCGCAGTTCTACGTGCATCCCTTCTCGCTCG
Above is a genomic segment from Thiorhodovibrio litoralis containing:
- a CDS encoding ATPase, coding for MKFTLESFHQWPNRRVTLLGMSGVGKTYLSALLRRNDWFHYSGDYRIGTRYLDEPILDLIKSQAMQVPFLRDLLRRDWIAIKNNIKVSDLGPVLSFVGQLGDPDKGGMGLKEFTRRQALYRDAEIQAMRDVPSFIEKAGEIYGYQHFVNDVGGSLCELDAPEIIDLLARHTLILYIKVPQEDEIKLIERAQADPKPLYFRPDFLLSAVKDYLAERQLEYVADIDPNDFTRWVFPRLFHSRVPRYEAIARPHGYTVSSKEVAQVRDEQDFIDLLAAAIVRKEAEPESEPEPPAI